Sequence from the Nocardiopsis sp. YSL2 genome:
CTTGGTCGCCCAGAGGATGACCTCCTCCGACAGCCGGGACAGGTCGACTCCGATCATCGCGGTGACGAACGAGAACTCGGCGACGACGTCGCGGGCCGCGGTGCCGTCGATGGAGTTGTCGACCGACTCGGGGAAGCCGAGCTCGGCGGCGACCGCGCGCGGGTCCAGGCCCAGCGAGGACCCGGCCAGCGCGCCCGAACCGTAGGCGGACACCGCGGCCCGCCGGTCCCAGTCGAGCAGGCGCTCGACGTCGCGCATGATCGGCCAGGCGTGCGCCATGAGCTGGTGCGCGAGCAGCACCGGCTGGGCGTGCTGGAGGTGGGTGCGGCCGGGCATGGCGGCCCCGGGGTGCGCCGCGGCCTGGTCGGCGAGCGCGCCGACCAGGTCCAGGAGCTGGTCGGCGATGGCGCGGGCCTCCTCTCGCAGGTACATCCGCACCAGGGTGGCGATCTGGTCGTTGCGCGAGCGCCCGGCGCGCAGGCGCCCGCCCAGGTCGGCACCGACGCGCTCGATGAAGCCGCGCTCCAGCGCGGTGTGCACGTCCTCGTCCTCCAGGACGGGGGTGAAGGCTCCCGAGGCGACGTCGGCCTCCAGGCGGTCCAGGCCCTCGATCATGCCGTCGAGCTCGTCGGCGGTGAGCAGCCCCGCCCGGTGCAGGGCCCTGGCGTGGGCGCGCGAGCCGGCGATGTCGTGCCGGGCGAGCCGCCAGTCGAAGTGCGTGCTCAGCGAGAGTCGGGCCAGCGCCTGGTCGGGGCCGCCCTCGAAGCGGCCGCCCCACAGGCGCAGGGCCTGGGGCCGGCCCTCGCCTGGCTGGTCGTTGCCGGGCCGGTCGGCCATGGTGGTTCTCCTTCGGTGCAGCGGGATGGTGGACGAGGGGGGTGGCGGGTGGCGCGGTCGGGCCGCGCCACCCGGGGCGCGGTGGCGCCGCTACCTGGCGGTGCGCCGATCGCGTCGGCCGGCGATCCTGCCCGGCATGGCGAACACGTCGATGAACCCGCGGGCGGCGCTCTGGTCGTAGGTGTCGCCGGTGTCGTAGGTGGCCAGGTCGAAGTCGTAGAGCGCGCTCTCGCTGCGGCGGCCGGTGACGACGGCGCGGCCGCCGTGCAGGACCATGCGGATGTCGCCGCTCACGTGCCGGTTGGCCTCGGTGACGAAGCCCTGGAGCGCGTCCTTGAGCGGGGAGAACCACAGGCCGTCGTAGACGAGTTCGCCCCAGCGCTGGTCGACGCCGCGCTTGAAGCGGGCCAGCTCGCGCTCGACGGTGACGTTCTCCAGTTCCTGGTGGGCGGTGATGAGGGCGATGGCGCCGGGCGCCTCGTAGACCTCACGGCTCTTGATGCCGACCAGGCGGTCCTCGACCATGTCGATGCGGCCCACGCCCTGGGCGCCGGCGCGGCGGTTCATCTCCTCGATGAGCTGCAGCGGGGTGAGTTCACGGCCGTCGATGCCGGTGGGCACGCCGTCGGCGAAGGTGATGACGAGTTCGTCGGGCTCGCGTGAGTCGGCCGGGTCCCGGGTGTAGTCGTAGACGTCCTCGATGGGGCCGTTCCAGATGTCCTCCAGGAACCCCGTCTCGACGGCGCGCCCGAAGAGGTTCTGGTCGATGGAGTAGGGCGACTTCTTGCTGACGTCGATGGGCAGGCCCTTGTCCTCGGCGAAGGCGATGGCCCTGTCCCGGGTCATGCCGGAGTCGCGGACCGGGGCCAGGACCCTGAGCTCGGGGAAGAGGGCGGCGAGCCCGGCCTCGAAGCGGACCTGGTCGTTGCCCTTGCCCGTGCAGCCGTGGGCGACGTGCGTGGCGCCGTGGTAGCGGGCGGCGTCGGCCAGATGCTTGACGATGAGCGGACGCGAGAGCGCCGAGACCAGGGGGTAGCGGTCCATGTAGAGGGCGTTGGCCTGGATGGCGGGGACGCAGTACTCGGCGGCGAACTCGTCACGGGCGTCGGCGACGACGGCCTCCACGGCCCCGCAGTCCAGTGCGCGGCGGCGGACGGCGTCGAGGTCCTCCCCGCCCTGCCCGCAGTCGATGGCCACGGCGACGACCTCGGCCCCGGTCTCCTCCGCGATCCAGCCGATGGCGACGGAGGTGTCGAGCCCTCCGGAGTAGGCGAGTACGACGCGCTCGGACATGGTGTTCCCCCTGGGCTGTACGTGTGGGCGTGGTGCCGGCCGCCCCGCGGCGGCGCGCGCTCCCCTACGGCCTGCGGTCGGCCAGGCGCAGCAGCGCGGCGGCCAGCTCGTCGCCGCCCTGGGGATCGCGGGCGATCACCATGATGGTGTCGTCGCCCGCGATGGTGCCCAGGATGGCGTGGAAGTCGGTGTGGTCGATGGCCGAGGCCAGGTACTGGGCCGCACCGGGCGGGGTGCGGACGATGACCATATTGGCGGAGGCCTCGGCCGAGACCAGCAGATCCTCGGCCAGCCGGGTGAGTCGCGCCCCGGAGACCTGTTCCAGGTCCAGGCTGTCGGGGCGGGTGCGCTGCAGCCGTTCACCGCCCTCCCCCGGCAGGACGTAGGCCAGGTGGCCCTCGGCGGTCCGGAGCTTGACCGCGCCGAGTTCGTCCAGGTCCCGGGACAGGGTGGCCTGGGTGACCTGGACGCCGGCCTCGGCCAGGCGCTTGGCCAGCTCGCCCTGGGACCGCACGTCCTCGCGGGTGAGGACGTCGCTGATCCTGGCGTGTCTGGCCGCCTTGGTCATCGGCGCCGTTCCACCGCTCTCACTCATCATCGTCGCCCTGCCCCGGGGTCGTCACTGGTCTCGAGCAGGAAGGCGAGCAGGGCCTTCTGCGCGTGGCGGCGGTTCTCCGCCTCGTCCCAGACCACGCTCCGGGGGCCGTCGATGACGCCGGCGCTGATCTCCTTGCCGCGGTAGGCGGGCAGGCAGTGCAGGACGATCGCCTCGGTGCGGGCGGCGCCCAGGAGCGCCTCGTCGATGATGTAGGGGCGGAAGGGCGCCTCGCGGTCCGCCGCCTCGTCCTCCTGGCCCATCGAGACCCAGGTGTCGGTGGCCAGGACGTCCGCGCCGTCGGCGGCCTCGCGGGGGTCGGTGGTGACGCCGACCGAACCACCGGTCCGCTCGGCGATCGCGGCCGCGCGGGCGAGCACGTCGGGGTCGGGATGGTAGCCCTCGGGCGCGCCGACGCGCACGTGCAGTCCGGCGGTGGCGCCGCCGAGCAGGTAGGAGTGGGCCATGTTGTTGGCGCCGTCGCCGAGGTAGGCGAGCGTGAGCCCGGCCAGTGCGCCCTTGTGTTCGCGGACCGTCTGCAGGTCGGCGAGGATCTGGCAGGGGTGGAAGGCGTCGGTGAGCGAGTTGACCACGGGCACGGAGATGTGGTCGGCCAGGGTCCGGATGTCGCTCTGGGCGAAGGTGCGCCAGACCACGGCGGCGACCTGGCGCTCCAGGACTCGGGCGGTGTCGGCCAGGGGTTCGCCCCGGCCCATCTGGGTGCTGGAGGAGTCCAGGACCAGGGGGGCGCCGCCGAGGTCGGTCACGCCCACGCTGAAGGACAGGCGGGTGCGGGTGGAGGGCTTGTCGAAGATCAGGGCGACG
This genomic interval carries:
- a CDS encoding argininosuccinate synthase; translation: MSERVVLAYSGGLDTSVAIGWIAEETGAEVVAVAIDCGQGGEDLDAVRRRALDCGAVEAVVADARDEFAAEYCVPAIQANALYMDRYPLVSALSRPLIVKHLADAARYHGATHVAHGCTGKGNDQVRFEAGLAALFPELRVLAPVRDSGMTRDRAIAFAEDKGLPIDVSKKSPYSIDQNLFGRAVETGFLEDIWNGPIEDVYDYTRDPADSREPDELVITFADGVPTGIDGRELTPLQLIEEMNRRAGAQGVGRIDMVEDRLVGIKSREVYEAPGAIALITAHQELENVTVERELARFKRGVDQRWGELVYDGLWFSPLKDALQGFVTEANRHVSGDIRMVLHGGRAVVTGRRSESALYDFDLATYDTGDTYDQSAARGFIDVFAMPGRIAGRRDRRTAR
- a CDS encoding arginine repressor, translated to MMSESGGTAPMTKAARHARISDVLTREDVRSQGELAKRLAEAGVQVTQATLSRDLDELGAVKLRTAEGHLAYVLPGEGGERLQRTRPDSLDLEQVSGARLTRLAEDLLVSAEASANMVIVRTPPGAAQYLASAIDHTDFHAILGTIAGDDTIMVIARDPQGGDELAAALLRLADRRP
- the argH gene encoding argininosuccinate lyase, yielding MADRPGNDQPGEGRPQALRLWGGRFEGGPDQALARLSLSTHFDWRLARHDIAGSRAHARALHRAGLLTADELDGMIEGLDRLEADVASGAFTPVLEDEDVHTALERGFIERVGADLGGRLRAGRSRNDQIATLVRMYLREEARAIADQLLDLVGALADQAAAHPGAAMPGRTHLQHAQPVLLAHQLMAHAWPIMRDVERLLDWDRRAAVSAYGSGALAGSSLGLDPRAVAAELGFPESVDNSIDGTAARDVVAEFSFVTAMIGVDLSRLSEEVILWATKEFSFVTLDDAFSTGSSIMPQKKNPDVAELARGKAGRLIGDLTGLLSTLKGLPLAYNRDLQEDKEPVFDAVDTLHLLLPAMTGMVATLTFHTDRMAELAPQGFSLATDIAEWLVRERVPFRDAHEIAGTCVRVCEERGIDLPDLTDEDFAAISPHLTPAVREVLTVEGSLASRSGRGGTAPVRVAEQLERLRAGAAEYRKAFG
- the argF gene encoding ornithine carbamoyltransferase — translated: MTRHCLRDDDLTPAEQARVLDLADAMKKDPFGRRPLAGPRTVALIFDKPSTRTRLSFSVGVTDLGGAPLVLDSSSTQMGRGEPLADTARVLERQVAAVVWRTFAQSDIRTLADHISVPVVNSLTDAFHPCQILADLQTVREHKGALAGLTLAYLGDGANNMAHSYLLGGATAGLHVRVGAPEGYHPDPDVLARAAAIAERTGGSVGVTTDPREAADGADVLATDTWVSMGQEDEAADREAPFRPYIIDEALLGAARTEAIVLHCLPAYRGKEISAGVIDGPRSVVWDEAENRRHAQKALLAFLLETSDDPGAGRR